Genomic window (Lewinellaceae bacterium):
TATTTCTACGATGTTGTTGTTCGTCAGGCGGTTTGATTTGCTTTCGCCAAAGCCCAGGCCGCCGAAGATATCCAGTTGAAAGCCCAGCTTCTCATTAAAAGGTTTGTAATACCGGACAAAGGGGCGAATGGTGAAAAGGTGAAGGCGAATCTCCTGCCCCGGCAGAAAAAAAGTAAAGGAAGGCGCTTGTTCTACCGTTGTGGAGCTGTTGGTGTAACTCAGCTCCAGCCCCGCCGCCAGGTTGCCCGAGAACAGATAGCCCAGGCTGGGGGCTATTTCTACCGAAGTAGATGACACATCGGCGCCACTAATCGACAAAGGCATGCTGGTGAACACCTCACCGCTATTCTGATTGATGGCCTGTATGCTCAGGCTGCCACTTAAAAACAGGCTGCCCGGCTGCAGTTGCCCCAGGCAGGAGGTGGAACATAGAAAAAAAAGAAGGAAAGGGTACAAGAAATTTTTCATAGCTGTTTTTTTAGTTGGGAATAAAAAAAGATTTTCCAGATAAAAAACCTGGAAAATCTTATTGCCAATCCATTCAAAGATAAAAATCTTTGATTTGGCACAAACAATCAACTGCTGTTTTTTCAAAGCATAGCCCCCGTATATCCCACAGCGTACATCCTTCGGTTTTATGTCGTCAGCTTAAGCCTATCGGGAGCTTCGTGATAGTCGACAGGCGAGCGTCAAAGCAGGGTATACGAGAGTCGCCAGTCGACATCACTTGGCGTACATTCGTACATCCTACATCGTACATCCTTCGGTTTCCCTTTAACAATTACTCCTTCCCCGCCACTTCCGGGTCCGCCAGGCTCTTCATGGTGTCGATCATGTCGATCAGCTCGCGGCGGTAGCCGTTGGGGTCTTTGCCCTGGGCGCTGCGGGCCAGTTTAGCAGCGTGGGCGTAGGTGGCGTTGCCTTTGAACTCAGAATCGCGGAGCAGCAGGCCGAATTCGGCTACGGCGGCGGCCCAGCGGAAATTGTCGCTGGATTTGTCCAGCTCCATGCCTTTGTCCAGCACTGGGTAGTCGATCGGTTGGCTCTTTACGCTGTCGGGCTTCTTGTAGCGCAATTTGATGGTGCAGAGTTCTTTAGACCTGGCGGCGTCCTTAACCACTTTTGTTTCCTGGTACTTCAGCTCATCCACGCTGGCCAGGTGGGGGCTTTCTACGCCCACGGGGATGATCTCGTACAAGGCCGTCACCGTATGGCCGGAGCCGAGCTCGCCGGCGTCCTTTTTGTCGTCGTTGAAATCTTCGTTGTTCAACACGCGGTTCTCGTAGCCGATGAGGCGGTAGCCTTTGACTTTTGTGGGGTTGAATTCGATTTGCAGCTTGACGTCCTTGGCGATGGTGAAGACGGTGCCGCCGAATTCGGAGACCAGCACCTTCTTGGCTTCGCTGATGTCGTCGATATAGGCGTGGTTGCCGTTGCCCTTGTCAGCCAGTTGCTGCATTTTGTTGTCCTTGTAATTGCCCATGCCGAAGCCCAGCACGGTCAGGAAGACGCCGCTTTCGCGCTCCTGCTCGATGAGGCGCACCATTTCGGCATCGGAGCTGGCGCCGATGTTGAAGTCGCCGTCGGTGGCCAGGATCACGCGGTTGTTGCCGCCTTCCACGAAGTTATCTTTGGCCACTTTGTAGGCCAGCTGTATGCCGGCGCCGCCCGCAGTTGAGCCTCCTGCCTGCAGTTTGCCGATGGCATCCTTGATCTTCTGCTTGTTGGCGCCGGAGGTGGGTTCCAATACCAGCCCCGCCGCGCCGGCGTAGACGACGATGGCCACCTTGTCCTGCTCGCGCAACTGGTCAGTCAGCAATTTGAAAGAAGACTGAAGCAGCGGCAATTTATTGTCTGCATTCATGCTGCCGGACACGTCGATGAGGAAGACCAGGTTGGAGGCGGGCAATTCATCCATCGGAATGTGCTTGCCCTGCAGGCCGATGTGCACCAGGCGGTGTTCCGGCTGCCAGGGGCAATCGGAAATCTCGGTGATCACCTCAAAGGGGTGTTCGCCTTCCGGCTCTGGGTATTCGTAGTTGAAGTAGTTGACCATCTCTTCGATGCGGATGGCGTCTTTGGGTGGCTGCTGGCCGTTCTTCAGGAAGCGCCGCATATTGCTGTAAGAGGCGGCGTCGACGTCGATGGAAAAAGTAGAAAGGGGTTCTTTGGTCACTTCGTAGAAGCGGTTCTCGGTGATGACGCTGTAGTCTTCGGTGTTCCAGTTTTCCCGGGCATCGCCGCTGTAGTTGTAGGGCACGACGCCATACATGGCGGGCGCGGAAGCGGGCATCTCTTTCATAGCCCGGCCGGAGAGGCGCCTTGCTTTCTTTTCATAACCGATAACGACTACTTCGTCTAACGCAGCGTCATTTACTTTCATCTCCACCCGGATGTCATCCCCGGCGGATACCTTTTTGATGGTTTGGTTTTGATAACCGGTGTAGGACACCTCCAGCGTAGCGTTTTGTTGCTGGATTTGAAGTTTAAACGTTCCGTCAAAATCGGTAACGGTGCCATTTTGAGTGCCCTTTTCCAGGACGTTGGCGCCGATCAGGGGTTCATTGCTGTCGGCGTCGACTACGATGCCGGTAATGAAATACGCTCCAGATGTTGTAAAGCTGCTCTGGGTAACGGCGAGCAGGGCCGCAAAGCTGAATAGGAATAAGAAATGTTTCATGATGGTGGTTTTTAGGGGTATGATGCGGGGAAGTAAAAGATTGCATAAAGAATCGAAAAAAAATTAAACCTCCCTCGAAAATGGAACGGGGGAGGGTAATCAGTTGACTGGCCGCCGACTGTAATGTCGTCAACTTAAGGAAGTGATGTCGACTGGCGACTCTCGCATACCCTGCTTTGACGCTCGCCTGTCGACTATCACGAACGACATCAGCCGCCGCCTCTGCCTGTAACCGCCCGGACAATTGCTGGAAAAGCAAGAACGGACAAAAGAAAAGCGCCAGGATTTTCTTATCTTTTCAGGATAAGAAATCACCCGATAAATTTTTAGCTATGAAAACTTTACTGACCCTATGGCTTATCGCCATTTCTACCCTGTTGGCTGCTCAGGAGCTCACCGTCAGCACCATCACTGAAGAATTCGACGCCAGCGGAGGCGTGAAACTGGGCCCCGACGGGCATTTGTACATCGGAAATTTCGGGGCCAGCCTCTCCCAGGGCACGGGCAGCCAGGTATGGCGGCTGAACCTGGAAACCTTAGAACTCGAAGTATTCGCCACTGGCCTGGTGGGCGCTTCCGGCAACGCCTTCGACAGCCAGGGCAATTTTTACCAGTCCAACATCGGCGGCGGCTACGTCAGCAAGATCACGCCCGACGGGCAGGTGAGCACTTTCGTATCTCAGGGCATTTCAGTGCCGGTAGGCATAGCCATCGATGAGCAAGACAACCTCTACGTATGCAATTGTGAAGGGGCGTTCATCAATACCATCCGGAAAGTAACCCCGGACGGCGTATCCACCCAGTTTGCCGGCGGCTCTATTTTCAAATGCCCTAACGGCATCACCATCGATAAGGACGGCAACCTCTACGTCTCCAATTTCAACAACAGCAACGTGATCCGGATAACGCCGGAAGGGCAAGCCAGTATTTTTGCTATCATCCCCCTCAACAACAATGGCCACCTCACCTACT
Coding sequences:
- a CDS encoding T9SS type A sorting domain-containing protein produces the protein MKTLLTLWLIAISTLLAAQELTVSTITEEFDASGGVKLGPDGHLYIGNFGASLSQGTGSQVWRLNLETLELEVFATGLVGASGNAFDSQGNFYQSNIGGGYVSKITPDGQVSTFVSQGISVPVGIAIDEQDNLYVCNCEGAFINTIRKVTPDGVSTQFAGGSIFKCPNGITIDKDGNLYVSNFNNSNVIRITPEGQASIFAIIPLNNNGHLTYFEPFNTLFVNSHGTSSVYAVNLEDRIVNRIAGTGQRGNADGLADQATFSRPNGIALSVTGDTLYLNSSIPTVDNPGNNFFPLNPSVIRMITGLRQIFTAADEAGQPSAWRAQLFPNPSKGKLAVELHLKEKSELQASVFNSMGKEIRTEAWGVLPAGPRQETLNLENLPAGQYYLMVSDREQAQTLPFQLVK
- a CDS encoding von Willebrand factor type A domain-containing protein, giving the protein MKHFLFLFSFAALLAVTQSSFTTSGAYFITGIVVDADSNEPLIGANVLEKGTQNGTVTDFDGTFKLQIQQQNATLEVSYTGYQNQTIKKVSAGDDIRVEMKVNDAALDEVVVIGYEKKARRLSGRAMKEMPASAPAMYGVVPYNYSGDARENWNTEDYSVITENRFYEVTKEPLSTFSIDVDAASYSNMRRFLKNGQQPPKDAIRIEEMVNYFNYEYPEPEGEHPFEVITEISDCPWQPEHRLVHIGLQGKHIPMDELPASNLVFLIDVSGSMNADNKLPLLQSSFKLLTDQLREQDKVAIVVYAGAAGLVLEPTSGANKQKIKDAIGKLQAGGSTAGGAGIQLAYKVAKDNFVEGGNNRVILATDGDFNIGASSDAEMVRLIEQERESGVFLTVLGFGMGNYKDNKMQQLADKGNGNHAYIDDISEAKKVLVSEFGGTVFTIAKDVKLQIEFNPTKVKGYRLIGYENRVLNNEDFNDDKKDAGELGSGHTVTALYEIIPVGVESPHLASVDELKYQETKVVKDAARSKELCTIKLRYKKPDSVKSQPIDYPVLDKGMELDKSSDNFRWAAAVAEFGLLLRDSEFKGNATYAHAAKLARSAQGKDPNGYRRELIDMIDTMKSLADPEVAGKE
- a CDS encoding outer membrane beta-barrel protein, producing the protein MKNFLYPFLLFFLCSTSCLGQLQPGSLFLSGSLSIQAINQNSGEVFTSMPLSISGADVSSTSVEIAPSLGYLFSGNLAAGLELSYTNSSTTVEQAPSFTFFLPGQEIRLHLFTIRPFVRYYKPFNEKLGFQLDIFGGLGFGESKSNRLTNNNIVEITEDLSSFELGLAPGLYYFISPRFMIDASIGGIGYESEKSTVKEPGAGSRQDNRFYTFLSSGIGLRLGVNLFFHPAGD